From Phoenix dactylifera cultivar Barhee BC4 unplaced genomic scaffold, palm_55x_up_171113_PBpolish2nd_filt_p 000138F, whole genome shotgun sequence, the proteins below share one genomic window:
- the LOC120104873 gene encoding uncharacterized protein LOC120104873, which yields MGRCGHQGHKIAECPRNRQVSQSDQRPQARGTQQVQASPTPAQSAQPSSPKQQQGERLRTQGRIYALTQQDAQASNIVVSEYDLHVSTPASSGTIGNQVCKTCPVQIVGRDLPADLIIIDMYDFDTILGKDWLASHFAAINRHEKRVVVLILSLEFSTMHIKQPVRVVDRKEQVLRRCTIPYVKIQ from the exons atgggcag ATGTGGCCATCAGGGTCATAAGATAGCAGAGTGCCCTCGCAATCGGCAAGTATCACAATCAGATCAGAGGCCCCAAGCTAGAGGGACCCAACAAGTGCAAGCTTCTCCTACTCCGGCTcagtcagctcagccttcttctcctAAGCAGCAGCAAGGGGAGAGGCTGCGCACACAGGGTCGTATTTATgcactgactcagcaggatgctcaggcatctAACATTGTGGTGTCAG AGTATGATTTGCATGTTAGCACCCCTGCCAGTAGTGGGACGATTGGTAATcaggtctgcaagacttgtcCAGTTCAGATAGTAGGTAGAGACTTGCCTGCTGATTTGATAATTATAGATATGTATGACTTTGACACAATTCTCGGTAAGGATTGGTTAGCATCACACTTTGCTGCCATTAACCGCCATGAAAAGCGG GTAGTGGTGCTCATACTTTCCCTCGAGTTCTCTACTATGCACATTAAGCAGCCTGTACGTGTGGTTGATAGAAAGGAACAAGTGTTGAGGAGGTgcacgattccttatgttaAGATTCAGTAG
- the LOC120104872 gene encoding uncharacterized protein LOC120104872, whose product MEDEREIRAPSPDPDSQSILQTTPHSIATQADLAGVYQLIAQLLEQQQQMQLAAQPVQSIESYYERFRRLNPPMFNGGSDPMIAEAWIRELEKMYELLQFPEEVKVKLAISMLRGSADSWWTAMETAYEVNGTAWGDFKRIFYAKYFSDSVRQMKQNEFLSLTQSEHMTVSDYVNRFDELGRFCPQFMEDDMSRANRFE is encoded by the coding sequence ATGGAGGatgaaagagaaataagggCACCTTCTCCGGACCCTGATAGCCAATCAATTTTACAAACTACTCCACACTCCATAGCAACCCAGGCAGATTTAGCAGGAGTGTACCAGTTAATAGCACaactgcttgagcaacagcagcAGATGCAGTTAGCTGCCCAACCTGTACAGTCGATAGAATCCTATTACGAGAGGTTTCGTAGGCTGAATCCACCGATGTTTAATGGTGGGTCCGATCCCATGATAGCTGAGGCCTGGATCCGGGAACTGGAGAAGATGTATGAGTTACTCCAATTTCCCGAGGAGGTAAAAGTCAAATTAGCTATCTCCATGCTAAGGGGGAGTGCTGACTCTTGGTGGACTGCTATGGAGACAGCATATGAGGTCAACGGAACGGCCTGGGGAGATTTTaagagaatattttatgctaagTACTTTTCGGACTCAGTTAGGCAAATGAAGCAGAATGAGTTTTTATCGCTGACTCAGTCCGAGCATATGACTGTTTCGGATTACGTCAATAGGTTCGATGAGCTGGGTCGATTCTGCCCCCAGTTTATGGAGGATGATATGAGTAGAGCCAACCGGTTCGAATAA